From the genome of Paraburkholderia aromaticivorans, one region includes:
- the gcvP gene encoding aminomethyl-transferring glycine dehydrogenase: MKLEHPDRLMNRTPLSLAALEVHDAFAERHIGPDSADQQAMLEALGFASRAALIDAVIPKTIRRTETLPLGPFAQPKSEAEALAALRELADRNQVFRSYIGQGYYNAHTPTVILRNVLENPAWYTAYTPYQPEISQGRLEALLNFQQMIVDLTGLAISNASLLDEATAAAEAMTLLQRIGKPKSNVFFVADDVLPQTIEVVKTRATPVGIEVKVGPAVEAANANAFGVLLQYPGANGDVRDYRALTEAIHAAGGHVVVAADLLALTVLTPPGEWGADVAVGNTQRFGVPVGFGGPHAAYLAVRDEFKRQMPGRLVGVTVDAQGNPALRLALQTREQHIRREKATSNVCTAQALLAIMASMYAVYHGPHGLKTIALRVNRIAALLAEGAKQLGYTLANETFFDTLTFESGARTQALHDAAQAKRINLRRVSDTQVGLSIDETTTRRDLADLLDVFAQAAGTKDVPQVDTLDEKLAASNTASVPAALERTSAYLTHHVFNRHHSETEMLRYLRSLSDKDLALDRSMIPLGSCTMKLNATSEMLPVTWPEFGQIHPFAPAEQTVGYREMIDQLEQMLVAATGYAAVSLQPNAGSQGEYAGLLIIHAYHASRGEAHRNVCLIPASAHGTNPASAQMAGMQVVVVACDAQGNVDIEDLKKKADQHADKLAAIMITYPSTHGVFEQNVREICEIVHAHGGQVYVDGANMNAMVGLTAPGQFGGDVSHLNLHKTFCIPHGGGGPGVGPVAVGAHLAQFLPNQISSGYERAPNGIGAVSGAPYGSASILPISWMYIAMMGAKNLTAATETAILNANYVAKKLAPHYPVLYSGPGGLVAHECILDLRPIKETSGITVDDVAKRLADYGFHAPTMSFPVPGTLMVEPTESESKEELDRFIEAMIAIREEIRAVEEGRSDREDNPLKHAPHTAAVVIANDWKHAYARETAAYPLPTLIAKKYWPPVGRADNVYGDRNLFCSCVPIADYE, from the coding sequence ATGAAGCTCGAACACCCGGATCGTCTGATGAACCGCACTCCTCTCTCGCTCGCCGCGCTCGAAGTGCACGACGCCTTCGCCGAACGGCACATCGGCCCGGATTCGGCCGACCAGCAAGCGATGCTCGAAGCCCTCGGCTTCGCGTCGCGCGCCGCGCTGATCGACGCCGTTATTCCGAAGACGATCCGCCGCACCGAAACGCTGCCGCTCGGCCCCTTCGCGCAACCGAAGAGCGAAGCCGAAGCGCTTGCCGCGCTGCGCGAACTCGCGGACAGGAACCAGGTGTTCCGCTCGTACATCGGCCAGGGCTATTACAACGCCCACACGCCGACGGTGATCCTGCGTAACGTGCTGGAAAATCCGGCGTGGTACACCGCGTACACGCCGTACCAGCCAGAAATTTCGCAAGGCCGTCTGGAAGCGCTGCTGAACTTCCAGCAGATGATCGTCGACCTGACCGGTCTCGCGATCTCGAATGCGTCGCTGCTCGACGAAGCCACGGCCGCGGCCGAGGCGATGACGCTGCTGCAACGCATCGGCAAGCCGAAGTCGAACGTGTTCTTCGTGGCCGACGACGTGCTGCCGCAAACCATCGAAGTGGTGAAAACGCGCGCCACGCCGGTCGGCATCGAAGTGAAAGTGGGGCCGGCTGTGGAAGCGGCGAACGCAAATGCGTTCGGTGTACTGTTGCAATACCCGGGCGCGAACGGCGACGTGCGCGACTACCGCGCGCTCACCGAAGCGATCCACGCCGCGGGCGGCCACGTGGTGGTCGCCGCCGACCTGCTCGCGCTGACCGTGCTCACGCCGCCGGGCGAATGGGGCGCGGACGTGGCCGTCGGCAATACGCAGCGCTTCGGCGTGCCGGTCGGCTTCGGCGGCCCGCATGCGGCATATCTGGCCGTGCGCGACGAATTCAAACGCCAGATGCCGGGCCGCCTCGTCGGCGTGACCGTCGACGCGCAAGGCAATCCCGCGCTGCGTCTCGCGCTGCAAACGCGCGAACAACATATCCGCCGCGAGAAGGCCACCTCGAATGTGTGTACCGCGCAAGCGCTGCTCGCGATCATGGCCAGCATGTACGCCGTCTATCACGGCCCGCACGGCCTGAAGACCATCGCACTGCGCGTGAACCGCATCGCCGCGTTGCTCGCGGAAGGCGCGAAGCAACTCGGCTACACGCTCGCCAACGAAACCTTCTTCGACACGCTCACGTTCGAATCCGGCGCGCGCACACAAGCGCTGCACGACGCGGCGCAAGCGAAGCGCATCAACCTGCGCCGCGTAAGCGATACGCAAGTCGGCCTGTCGATCGACGAAACCACCACGCGCCGCGATCTGGCCGATCTGCTCGACGTGTTCGCGCAAGCCGCCGGCACGAAAGACGTGCCGCAAGTCGATACGCTCGACGAAAAGCTCGCCGCGTCGAACACCGCATCCGTGCCGGCCGCGCTCGAACGCACCAGCGCGTATCTCACGCACCATGTGTTCAACCGTCATCATTCGGAAACGGAAATGCTGCGCTATCTGCGCAGTCTGTCGGATAAGGACCTCGCGCTCGACCGCTCCATGATTCCGCTCGGCTCGTGCACGATGAAGCTGAACGCGACCTCGGAGATGCTCCCGGTCACGTGGCCTGAATTCGGCCAGATCCATCCGTTCGCGCCGGCTGAGCAAACCGTCGGCTACCGCGAAATGATCGATCAGCTTGAACAGATGCTTGTCGCGGCCACCGGCTACGCGGCCGTGTCGCTGCAACCGAACGCCGGCTCGCAAGGCGAGTACGCGGGTCTGTTGATCATTCACGCGTATCACGCCTCGCGCGGCGAAGCGCATCGCAACGTCTGCCTGATTCCCGCTTCCGCGCACGGCACGAATCCGGCGTCGGCACAGATGGCCGGCATGCAGGTGGTCGTGGTGGCGTGCGACGCGCAAGGCAACGTCGATATCGAAGACCTGAAGAAGAAAGCCGATCAGCACGCCGACAAACTCGCGGCGATCATGATCACGTATCCGTCCACCCACGGCGTGTTCGAACAGAACGTGCGCGAAATCTGCGAGATCGTCCATGCGCACGGCGGCCAGGTGTATGTGGACGGCGCGAACATGAACGCCATGGTCGGCCTGACCGCGCCTGGCCAGTTCGGCGGCGACGTGTCGCACCTGAATCTGCATAAGACCTTCTGCATTCCGCACGGCGGCGGCGGACCGGGCGTCGGTCCGGTCGCGGTCGGCGCGCACCTCGCGCAATTCCTGCCGAATCAGATCTCGTCGGGCTATGAACGCGCGCCGAACGGCATCGGCGCAGTGTCCGGCGCACCGTACGGCTCGGCGTCGATCCTGCCGATCTCGTGGATGTATATCGCGATGATGGGCGCGAAGAACCTCACCGCCGCCACGGAAACCGCGATCCTCAACGCGAACTATGTCGCGAAGAAGCTCGCGCCGCACTATCCGGTGCTGTATTCGGGCCCGGGCGGACTGGTCGCGCACGAGTGCATTCTCGATCTGCGCCCGATCAAGGAAACCAGCGGCATCACCGTGGACGACGTCGCCAAGCGTCTCGCCGATTACGGCTTTCATGCCCCGACCATGAGCTTCCCGGTGCCGGGCACGCTGATGGTCGAGCCGACCGAATCGGAATCGAAGGAAGAACTCGACCGTTTCATTGAAGCGATGATCGCGATCCGCGAGGAAATCCGCGCAGTCGAAGAAGGCCGCTCGGACCGTGAGGACAATCCGCTGAAGCATGCGCCGCACACCGCGGCGGTGGTCATCGCAAACGACTGGAAGCATGCGTATGCGCGTGAAACCGCGGCATATCCGCTGCCCACACTGATCGCGAAGAAGTACTGGCCGCCGGTCGGCCGCGCGGACAACGTGTACGGCGACCGCAATCTGTTCTGCTCCTGCGTGCCGATCGCCGACTACGAATAA
- the gcvH gene encoding glycine cleavage system protein GcvH encodes MSIPADLKYTESHEWVRTEADGTLTVGITDHAQEALGDIVFFEVQELGKTVSAGDTVAVIESVKAASDIYAPVSGEIIEANTAVADTPDSVNSTPYESWLFKIKPAADAALDRLIDADAYSKSIGA; translated from the coding sequence ATGAGCATCCCGGCCGATCTGAAATACACCGAATCGCACGAATGGGTCCGTACCGAAGCGGACGGCACGCTGACGGTCGGCATCACCGACCACGCGCAGGAAGCGCTCGGCGATATCGTCTTCTTCGAAGTCCAGGAACTGGGCAAGACCGTGAGCGCGGGCGACACCGTCGCCGTGATCGAATCGGTCAAGGCCGCTTCCGATATCTATGCGCCGGTCTCGGGCGAGATCATCGAAGCGAACACCGCCGTGGCCGACACGCCTGATTCGGTCAACAGCACGCCGTACGAAAGCTGGCTCTTCAAGATCAAGCCGGCCGCGGACGCCGCGCTGGACCGTCTGATCGACGCCGACGCGTACAGCAAGTCGATCGGCGCCTGA
- the gcvT gene encoding glycine cleavage system aminomethyltransferase GcvT, with translation MTELKHTPLNATHRALNARMVDFGGWDMPVNYGSQIDEHRAVRTDAGMFDVSHMCVVDFTGERVRAFFEYALANNVAKLQTPGRALYSCLLNPNGGVIDDLIVYYFGEDHFRVVVNAGTADKDIAWFGQLNAEGGFGLTITPRRDYAIVAVQGPNAREKVWQTVPATRAATEALKPFNAARIADTPFGELTVARTGYTGEDGFEIIVPADHVEALWNALLAQGVRPAGLGARDTLRLEAGMNLYGQDMDDNVSPLDAGLAWTVDLTSPRDFVGKSKLEAGGSQAAFVGLILLKENGKAAGVLRAHQKVVTPQGEGEITSGTFSPTMQESIAFARVPKGVQPGDTVHVQIRDKNVPASVVKLPFVRNGKVLAV, from the coding sequence ATGACCGAACTCAAACACACCCCGCTCAACGCCACCCACCGTGCGCTCAATGCCCGCATGGTCGATTTCGGCGGCTGGGACATGCCCGTCAACTACGGCTCGCAGATCGACGAACATCGCGCCGTGCGCACCGACGCCGGCATGTTCGACGTCTCGCACATGTGCGTGGTCGATTTCACCGGCGAGCGCGTGCGCGCCTTCTTCGAATATGCGCTGGCCAATAACGTCGCCAAGCTGCAAACGCCCGGCCGCGCACTGTACTCCTGCCTGCTGAACCCGAACGGCGGCGTGATCGACGACCTGATCGTCTATTATTTCGGCGAAGATCACTTCCGGGTGGTCGTCAACGCCGGCACCGCCGACAAGGACATCGCCTGGTTCGGCCAGCTCAACGCCGAAGGCGGCTTCGGCCTGACCATCACGCCGCGCCGCGACTACGCGATCGTCGCCGTGCAAGGCCCGAACGCTCGCGAAAAAGTCTGGCAAACCGTGCCGGCTACGCGCGCCGCCACCGAGGCGTTGAAGCCGTTCAACGCCGCCCGTATCGCAGACACGCCGTTCGGTGAATTGACCGTTGCCCGCACCGGCTACACCGGCGAAGACGGCTTTGAAATCATCGTGCCGGCAGATCACGTGGAAGCGCTGTGGAACGCGCTGCTCGCGCAAGGCGTGCGCCCGGCCGGCCTCGGCGCGCGCGACACGCTGCGCCTCGAAGCCGGCATGAACCTGTACGGCCAGGACATGGACGACAACGTCTCGCCGCTCGACGCCGGCCTCGCCTGGACGGTCGACCTCACCTCGCCGCGCGACTTCGTCGGCAAGAGCAAGCTGGAGGCGGGCGGTTCGCAAGCCGCGTTTGTCGGCCTGATCCTGCTGAAGGAAAACGGCAAGGCGGCAGGCGTGCTGCGTGCTCATCAGAAAGTCGTCACACCGCAAGGCGAAGGCGAAATCACCAGCGGCACTTTTTCCCCGACCATGCAGGAATCGATCGCCTTTGCGCGCGTGCCGAAAGGCGTGCAGCCGGGCGACACCGTTCACGTTCAGATTCGTGACAAAAACGTTCCCGCAAGCGTGGTAAAACTGCCGTTCGTGCGCAATGGCAAGGTACTCGCGGTTTAA